ATTCGATAGTTTGGTGCATGTATTCGGTTACGATTGTCACTAAGATGATTCTTCTTGCTTTTTTAGATAATTCTCATCAATCTTTAAATACTATTGATGGTCTTAAAAATACTTCAAATGGTGCGTTACGGAGCTTGCACAACCGGCACTaattacttagttatttgtTCTCCGTAGTTATCCTCCTGGTTACTTTATACACCCTAGTTATATACGTCTTTGACAATGATTTAGATAtgttattatcattttttgGTTTATATGTGACTCCGATAATGTATTCTTTGTTTAACAGTGCTTCAAAGAGTTCTTTATTTCAGGATCGAAATTTAGTTACTGTTGATGAACTTTTACATTCTGACCTTGGACTCTCCACTACTATTGATTTATGGGATCTTATTCTCATGTTCTCACATCTTTTAAGTATCTCCATAGGAGCTTGCATATCCCTAATGAGTTTAGTTATTCACTACTATTCACTCACTCCCTTAACTACTCAGTTCCATAGTTATAATCCCTACCGGGGctacttagttatatattaactgtattatatgattttagaatattataAGGTTGAGATGAGTGTGGGTGATTCACTTTTGATGAATATTCGTTTATTTGTagtgtttataatttttgtacTGGTAACTATTTTCTTATTCGGGCTTGTAATCCCCGCAGTTGATGGTGACTACAAAGCTGAACATAAAATCAAATCAAACCTCTTCAACCAAACCTTTAACTTCTTCATCAAATTGTTACAGCACATTACCAAAAAAAGTGGTAATAGTAATACAGCTGACAGTAAAAAACAGATGAAAAATACTTGGGATAAACAAGGTAACTACTACCATATACCCTTACTACTTAAATACCTATACCATACTCAATATTGtactaatataataatattgtagaTAATGTGGAATATGTGTTGAAAAGTGTTGAGGAGATAAATTCAGTGGACATGTTTACAATGGCgaaatttacatttataattGGATTTTTCCTAATTGACATACCATTTCTCATTTATCGCTTATACATTTTAGTAAAGTATAACGTCTTCTCTTTACTACTGTATAAGAATTTTATGTTCTTATTCTTGAGGCCTTATCGCCTTAATATGAGTCAACTTGCTGAACGTGATACTACTAAAGGTTATGAACATCTTTTATTCACTCAACCAATTAGTAATTCCATCAACACAATTACACACCACACTTTATCACACAGTTTCCAGGACGATGAGGATACTGAGGATTTACTCAagaaatataataaacCTGACAAAAAAGTACACAAATCAGTTTTTACACCTATTCTAAGTCATAAAACAATACATAAAagagataaaattaaatctgATCCAACTCCTTTCTCTCACACAGAACAAACCAATAACACATCAGGTCCAAATGAAAAATCTGGGCTTTTCACTAGCAAATCTAAGCTATTTACTGGTAAATCTAAGCTATTTAGTGGTAAATCCAGATTATTTGCTGGTAAATCCAGATTATTTGCTGGTAAATCACGTTTATTCACTGCTAAATCTAAGTTATTTGGTGAAgaaaaatcatttaattttagagaGAAGGATAGGTTAAATATGATGAGGATGATGAGTAGGACCAAGTTAGTACCCATAAAATCATATcctttttcattaattttacatcaTTTGCGTAAATTTCTGTTTCCTCCACGTGAACCTAAATCCCACTCAGGTGATGAGTATGGTTCAAATTTCCCTCAATTTATCGGTGTTAAACACTTTTGGTGTTACATTGTTGTACTATTCACAACTATATTACCAAGGATATTAATAGTTTTCTTATATTCAACGCAGAAGATTCGTTCCCCAAGAGAAATCTTACATAACTTACCCGAATCCAATGCGGTTGAAAAGATTTTAATACAtttgttaatagtatttcCAATATTAACATCtgtttttacaattaaaacCTGTGGTATCACTGAttcaatttttttactcttGAGAGAATTCACCGGTTTATTCACACTGTCAACTTGTGTATGTTGCCTGAAATTACTTTTACAAACTTATAAACTCTATAAacatttatacattttattaatattccTCACGAAACCTTTGATCATACTAATCGATTTCGCTATTATTCTGATCAACACTGTCAATCATCCTCGTGACTATAACAGTAAGAACATGAcattgtataaattattgaagAGATCCATTGGGGGAATAATGTTAAACggtttaatgtgtaatactGATATAATCCTAATGGTAAAATGGCATGATAAGGTATTTCATTCTCAATGGTctgaatttattatctcAACCTTATTTAAAGTCCTTTGTTGTTGCAATTTAACTTCTAAAGTTGGTATACTAATGCTAATTTTAGACATACTATTCtcactaatttattgtCTAATGTCACAATCTGCTCGTGTCCTAATGTTACGGAAATATGAAGTGAATTATATCGTAATGAGAGTCATGAACTTGGAGAAAAACGAATGGGATGATTTGGATAGTCCTGAAAATTGCATCACACTTGCAGAAGTTGacaaatatattaatactcAAGGTCTCTTATCTTCTCCAGGAACTATCATGTATCCATTTCTCTAACTGCATGTCTACGGTTATTGAGCTGTTAAggtttaatttactataatagtattatgctatgtatattatgtGTAGTAGTTGGAGTATAAGGATATAGTACTATGGTATAGGTGTAGTAGTATAGTGGTACAGGTATATACAGtgtagtattagtatattaatcGAGTATGTGTTTACGATCGAATAGATTGAGTATATCTTTGTGGAGTTGTGTTAATTCATGTTGATCACGTGAGATTGTTCCGTGTTCTCTCCTGACTACAAAGTATCTGTCCTCACAGAAGATGACAATTTCATTAGTTTCATCATCTATCATCATCCTCTTGGGATAAGGTTCACCTGGTAAACGCTCCCAAACATCATCAACTCCATTACCTATGACATTGAACTTCTCCTTAAAGATAAAACTGCGGAGTAAACTACCTTTACTTTCATACTTGTCGATTTCCAAGGTGCCGCCACACTCACGACCTACAAGTGTGTACATAGTCTCCAACTTCCTCTCAATTCCATGGTCAAACACTAAGGTAAACTTGTTTTTCACAAGGTCAAACTGGATATATTTCGGATACCCAGACCAGAAACAGTAATAAAACTTCCAAATtatctcatttttaaataaaatttggcTTACATCAAAGTTTAACAGTATTTTTACCACCAACTCGTTAATTGTTATCTCACACTCTGAAATACTATGCATACGATTGTTGGAGTCAAGAAGAGATAAAAGTGTAATACTGAACCTTTTTTTGGTAATGTTAACCCAGGGTTTATTCTTGCCAAACTTACAATATAACACCGGTAATCCATCCACTAACGTAGCCTTATGATCATACTCCTTTCGTACCATTTTTTAcagtaattttattgttaattattggTGTTAAGTTAGGATTGGTAGGGCTAgtacattcttacacatgCTAATTGAGTTGGTGGTTTACAGGTTAATACACCTCAATAACACCTTATAAACACTAATTAACTGTTTATTAACAGTAATAAACAGTATTAAGAGTATTTAActagtatatagtattataattgTACTAATATCCATATACATAACGCctagtatattaagtatagtacACACAGTATTAACGTGCTAATTGACTTAATGCAACAAATAATCCCTAAACTAACAATTGTGTAACagataaattaagtaaaattaacagcaaattaatatttatttaagtCTTTTTAAAGCATGTTTAAGGAGTGCATTACGGGAATCCGAGGGTTTGATTACATATCGATGAGTGATTTTGCGATAGCTCTTTGTAAGTCCATATCAGCATTTTCATCGATAACATTGATAGGGTCTGAGGGGCCAGATAACAGACACTCCTTATAACTGTCATCAGGTTTTCTAACCTCTTCCATCGAGTCAAATTCTCTCTGTAACTTCTTCGCCAACTCCAGTGATGCTTCATCATCCATCAATTCCGCATCTCTCTCCCTCTTTCCCATTATTCCATCCACTTCATCTAATCCACTCACTCTATCCAAGTCATCTCTAAACAGGTCATTCGCATCCAACTCATCCATATATTTTTGatcatttatattatttgacaggaatttgttattattttcagcattattgttaatattattgcCCGGGTTATTAATGTTATGCTTGGATGAGGTGGATTTATCTGAGGATTGCTGGGAATCTAGTCCAACTCGTTTTAAATACGCTTCTCTATGGCGTCTGCGATACTCGGCCATGTCATCCATCTTTCcgaattttattattttaaatttatacaaatgACGATCTTACACAAGTTTGAATTACTCACGAATCTGacaaaatattt
The Theileria parva strain Muguga chromosome 3 map unlocalized ctg_530, whole genome shotgun sequence DNA segment above includes these coding regions:
- a CDS encoding putative integral membrane protein, with translation MYSVTIVTKMILLAFLDNSHQSLNTIDGLKNTSNDMLLSFFGLYVTPIMYSLFNSASKSSLFQDRNLVTVDELLHSDLGLSTTIDLWDLILMFSHLLKYYKVEMSVGDSLLMNIRLFVVFIIFVLVTIFLFGLVIPAVDGDYKAEHKIKSNLFNQTFNFFIKLLQHITKKSGNSNTADSKKQMKNTWDKQDNVEYVLKSVEEINSVDMFTMAKFTFIIGFFLIDIPFLIYRLYILVKYNVFSLLLYKNFMFLFLRPYRLNMSQLAERDTTKGYEHLLFTQPISNSINTITHHTLSHSFQDDEDTEDLLKKYNKPDKKVHKSVFTPILSHKTIHKRDKIKSDPTPFSHTEQTNNTSGPNEKSGLFTSKSKLFTGKSKLFSGKSRLFAGKSRLFAGKSRLFTAKSKLFGEEKSFNFREKDRLNMMRMMSRTKLVPIKSYPFSLILHHLRKFLFPPREPKSHSGDEYGSNFPQFIGVKHFWCYIVVLFTTILPRILIVFLYSTQKIRSPREILHNLPESNAVEKILIHLLIVFPILTSVFTIKTCGITDSIFLLLREFTGLFTLSTCVCCLKLLLQTYKLYKHLYILLIFLTKPLIILIDFAIILINTVNHPRDYNSKNMTLYKLLKRSIGGIMLNGLMCNTDIILMVKWHDKVFHSQWSEFIISTLFKVLCCCNLTSKVGILMLILDILFSLIYCLMSQSARVLMLRKYEVNYIVMRVMNLEKNEWDDLDSPENCITLAEVDKYINTQGLLSSPGTIMYPFL